DNA sequence from the Rattus rattus isolate New Zealand chromosome 2, Rrattus_CSIRO_v1, whole genome shotgun sequence genome:
agatggatagatctctcatgctcatggattggcaggattaagatTTTGTAAAAATGGCCTTCTTGCCacaagcaatctatagattcaatgcaatctccatcaaaaattcaactctattcttcatagagttagaaagagcaatttgcaaattcatttggaataacaaaaaacctaggatagggcaaactatcctcaaccataaaagaacttctgtggggatcgccatccctgacctcaagctgtattacagagcaatagtaattaaaaactgtatggtattggtacagagacagacagaataatggaataaaattgaatacccagaaattaacccacacacctatggtcacctggtCTTTGACataggagctaaaaccatactgtggaaaaaaagagcattttcaacatatggagCTCGTTCAATttgaagtcaacatgtagaaaagtgcaaatcgatccattcttgtAGCCCTGTACAAAGCACAAGGCTAAGTGGATCAgtgatctccacatcaaacctgatacactcaaactaatagaagaaaaagtagggaagagcctcgaacacatgggcaccagggaaaatgtcctaaacagaacatcagtggcttatgctctaagatcaagaatcaacaaatgcaacttcataaaattacaaagcttctgtaaggcaaaggacactatcattaggaaaaaacggcaaccaacagattaggaaaagatctttaccaatcctacatctgatagagagcttatatccaaaatatacaaagaagtcaagaagttagactccagagagctaaataaccctattaaagatgggatacagagctaaatggagaattcttagctgaggaatatcaaatggttaagaagtaccaaaagaaatgatcaacatccctagtcatcagggaattgcaaatcaaagcaaccctgagattccacctcacaccagtcagaatggctaagaccaaaaactcaggtgacaacagatgctgatgaggatgtggagaaagagaaacactcttccattgttggtgggattgcaagctggtacaaacattctggaagtcggtctggaggttcctcagaaaattggatattgtactccctgaggacccagctataccactcctgggcatatacccaaaagatgctccaacacacaacaaggactcatgctctactatattcacagcatccttatttataatagccagaaagtgcaaagaacccagatgcccttcaacagaggaatggatacagaaaacatggtttaactacaaaatggagtactactcagctatcaaaaacaatgacatcatgaaattaataggcaaatggatggaactagaaaatatcatcctgagtgatgtaactcaatcacacaaaaaaaaaccaaaaaccaaaaaacaacaacaaacgcACGTGGTctgcactccctgataagtggatattagcccaaaagctcagattaccccatgatacaatccatagaccacatgaagctcaagaagaaggatgaccaaagttcagatccttcagtccttcttagaagggggaacaaaaatattaattggagaaaataaggagacaaagtttggagcatagactgaacCAAAGACCGTTCAGAGACTGCTCCAGCTAGTGATTcagcccataaatatacagccaacaaaccagacaatattgttgatgccaagaatttgcatgctgacaggagcctgatagagctgtcttttgagaggctctgccagagcaagacaaatacagaggcagatgctcacagccaaccattgaactgagattgggatcctcattagaggagttagagaaaggattgaaggaactgaaggggtttgcaacaccataagaacaacaataccaaccaagcagagcatccagggactaaaccactaaccaaagactacacatggacagacccatgacccCAGCTgcttatatagcagaggatggccctgttgggagccagtgggagaagaaggccttggtcctgccaagggtggactcTCCCCGTGTAAAGGAAGGTCAtggtggtgaggcaggaaggggtgggtggatgactGGGGGAAcccactcatagaagaaggggtagggagatGTGATAGGGAATTTATGGATGGgaatctggaaaggggataacatttgaaatttaaattaaaaaatccaattaaaaaagaatatggtGATTTAAATAAAGCATACACATCCTCCCTGATAATGATATCTTCTAAGAAGTTACAAATTCCTTTATCTCCTATGCAACAAAATTTCCAGGGTTTACTGGAAGAATATACCTAATTTTAGTGACTAAATTTATCAATGTCTCTTGATAAAAACCCAAACCTctgtaataatttttattagtaaGAAAGACTGTGATTTAGActcacatatttttttattttctctcatcctttaaaaattatataggatgcaatgttcctgtccaaaggaaagaaacagacaaaatgtgaaacagaggctgaaggaaagaccatccagacaCTGACCCACCTAGATCCATCCCGTCTGCAGATGCCAAACCCTTATACTATTTCTGTTGCCAAGAAGCTCTTGCTAACAGGAATCTGGTATAGCTTTCCCTGGGAGGTTTTTAcaagcacctgaccaatacaggtgCAGATACTCACAGTTAACCATTGGATTGTGCTTGTGGACCCCAGTggcagagttaggggaaagaccaATGGAGATGAAGAGGATtgaaacctcataggaagaacaataccaactaaccaaaccacctagaactcccagagactaaactaccaaccaaagagtatagaCAGAGGTATCCATGGCTCTGGatacatatgtaggagaggatggccttatctgacatcaatgggaggggaggcccttggtcctgtggagttctgatggcccagtgtagggggatgatAGAGTGGTGAAGCAGGAGTTGATAAGTGGATGGAGACGCACCTTcacaaaggaaaagggggaagaggggagaaaatgtCATGAGGCTTTTGGAAGGATGGCAgagaatggaaaaacaaaatggcatATCTATAAAAAATTGTAGAAAATGggacaaataataaaacatttagaagggattttaacacacacacacacacacacatacccattaagcaaatattaaaatatgtaattgtGTAATGTAGTAAACAACAAGAAACTTGTTAATATGATTACTATAAATAAAAAACCACAGATGCCACATGTCATTACCATTTTAAGATCCCCCTATTCTCATTCTCACTTAGATTTGTATCACATCCTATAAATTTTGATGAATGATTTCAGTtgtggaaataaatattttggtaTTTAATTCTACTTGAGATTGCAGCAATCCCATAACTCTTTACTGTAATTAATGATGTTATTAAGAAAAGTGTGCACTTGGTACATAATACGTGATGACAtgtaagatatataaatatatttcctgGGTAACACTCTTATGGAGACAAATGCACACAGCATGctacaaatgttaaaaaaacaacCTCAACCCTAACATTATGATATGGACATGAAAACTAGTCTAGATCTTGCAAGTTGTGGAGAGTGAATGGGTATGGAGGGCTAGGCATATTCAGTGTATATAAGATGTTGAATAACAAAAGCCTGTGTAGAGACAGTATTTTTATGGAGTTGAATGCCACAGAATTTCAACTGTAGTCATCTGGAATCGATGAGATATCCAAGTCCTGAAATGTTTATACTCTTTTGGAGTAAAacagtaatattttataatatctggtaaattctcaacttcatagcCAAGTCTATAAATTATatgcactggcacacacacaatcaatatGAATTTCATAACTATTAATTATCATTTTAGCTTCATAGCTGCTGTTATAGTTATCCCTGGCATTTTATGGTAGAGAATCCTAGTTATGATACAGATAAGAAAATGAGCTTCAATAACTCTTGGGTTGTgggtttgggggggttgtttgtttcttttgttttgttgtccttctgcttcctgagcagGATCTAGGACTACATAAGCAGTCTCTGGGGATTTAGCCCCAGAGCTGAGTCTAAATCTGATAATTAAATCTAAATCCTTATAGTACTTGAAACACATATAAATGTGTCTTTTGTGGGCTGCTCAGAATGGAGTTTAAGTATTATATGGTTCAAGGTTCATCGGAAGAGCCAGTGGATCGCCTGCTGATCTGTGGTGAGGTAATAAGACAGGACGTGGAGATACATATAAGAAGTATAGGGTAAGGgccattttcatacatgtgtctCTATTCCTTTGACAAGTCAGGTTTTATATTGAGTTTGAACTTTCCTATAAATATGAATTCATAATTCATTTTCACTATAAGTTTCTTACTGTATTTGTACCTCCTCTATAGTGTATTCCCTTTTTCCTGAATCTTACAACAGAGGGGATTCCCAGAACCAAAtcacattctgtttttcttttccaaaggaagaagaaagaaataggtaTTACACATCTGACTTGAGTTTACTGCAGTATTTATGCTCAGAGctaaatgaaaatttgaaatatgaatGTGGTCAGAATTTTTCAAATGGATAAGCAAATGAGTGAGCATACAATCTGCGGCAACAGGCTGTGCTTCATAGTAAAAGTGAGTTCAACTCTATTCTATTCATGTTGTTAACGATTCATATAGGAGCCCTTCATCCCCCACTGCTTCACcatcttgtgttttctctctctcctttctctctctctccctactgtgTTTGGCTATCTCCTGTATGTCTTCTgcatctattgtgtgtgtgtgactgtgtgcgtgtgcgtgcgtgcgtgcgtgtgtgtgtgtgtgtgtatttgtgtgtgtgtgtgtgtgtgttttgtttgtgtgtgtgtgtgtgttgttgctgtgtgtgtgttgtgttgtgtgtgtgtgtgtgtgtgtttggtgtgtgtgtgtatttgtgtgtgtgtgtgtgtgtgtgtgtgtgtgtgtgtgtgtgtgtgtatttttttgtgacaGGGAGGTGATGTGTGTGAACTTctgctcttttgtgtgtgtgtgtgtgtgtgtgtgtggcaagtgTGGATGGCAATCCCACAGTAACAGGAGTGTTTTTCACCCAGCTACATTTTTCCTCATTGGGATCCCAGGTCTGGAGGAAATCCATGCTTggatctctctgcctttctgctgtATTTATCTTGTGGCCCTAGTGGGAAATACCATGATCCTGGTAGTTATCAAGACAGGGCGTTCTCTCCGAGAGCCCATGTTCTACTTCCTGGCCATCCTTTCTTCAGTCGACTTGGCTCTTTCTACAACTTCTGTGCCCCGTATGCTTGGCATATTTTGGTTTGATGCACACGAAATAAACTTTGGTGGCTGTGTGGCTCAGATGTTTTTGATCCATGCCCTCACTGGCATGGAGGCTGAGGTTCTCATGGCCATGGCTTTTGACCGTTATGTAGCCATCTGTGTTCCACTCCACTACACAACCATCTTGACATCTCGTGTCCTGATGGGCATCAGTATATGTGTGGTAGTTCGTCCAACCTTGTTTATATGCCCAATGATCTATCTCATTTACCGCTTACCCTTTTGTCAAGCTCATGTAATAGCACATTCCTATTGTGAACACATGAGCATTGCCAAACTGTCCTGTGGGAACATCCATATCAATGCTGTGTATGGCCTTTTtgtggtctctttctttcttttgaacttGGTACTTATTGGCATCTCATATGGGTACATTCTTCGTGCTGTGTTCCGCCTCCCATCTCATGATGCACGGTTAAAAGCCCTCAGCACATGTGGTTCCCATGTGgctgttctctgtgttttctacATCCCATCagtcttctctttcctcactcaTCGGTTTGGACACCACATTCCACATTACATTCACATCCTTGTTGCCAACCTCTATTTGGTCATTCCTCCCTTTCTCAATCCCATCATTTATGGTGTGAGAACAAAGCAGATAAGAGAGCGTGTTCTCCACATATTCACTAAAAGGTAAGAGTTTGTCATATTCTTTGATTCACCTAGGAAGACTCGTGTTCTTATCTTAGTAAATAGTTCTTATCCTGCCCTGTGGGCTACCAGTTTGCAAGACTAGTTGGTTTGTCTCAGCCTGTGGATTAATAAAACAGTTCTTTGTACACGTCATCATATTCCAAAGTTGAAAGATTCTTAGACTAGACTGGAAAGGCTACTCTTGGAGAAGGTCATGGGGAAATTTCTTACATACCCTCACAAATGTCTCTGGCTTGCATGTTTGCATTCATTTTTTGATTTGCAGTTGCCTTACAAAACAGACATGGCTAAggacttgtcctctagggattggtggaatAAAGGCATCTTATTAACATGCTTATCAACTATGGCCTAGTAAAGATGTCAGAAGAAAGCTAAAGGTGGTAAATAATACAAgcgaccactagatgtcagtgctATAGATAattgctcccaacatctccctcttttttgttttattaaaaaatgaacccattaggtggaggtagtggtctgagagagatcagacatgcctcacagagtgcccagctcggccatggcgagccactcttgcagtttggactgcaccccaatggctagagatGACTGAGATGTacaacacaccgttctgggctactGGTGTGCTAATAAtaggggagagacagagcagaggggcATGGGACCAGCCCAAATGTTCGAACAGGGCAGAGCCACCTCTGtctatgactggtctagatctgggtgtcacgtcaatacacgtcattgctcctgtcttaggtcattCCTCTCAAgaactcggccttacccgtcacTGGAGaataaccctatcgccaccgggctcctggcttaggttggtccgagcctgAGGAaggttgcccgtctctggatacaatgacttcacatgacagtgacaaaatatgatctagggcgaactctcaaTCTTTCAGAGAGGCCAGCCACACACTGGGAGAAGCACCGCTCTCAATGGCcgccatagcctggtaaacaaccgctTTGTGTCTAGCATGTTCTCGTTGCAAACGGCAAAAAAACCATAGGCATACTCCACATCCCAAGAGGACAATGgccccccaggcaaacatgccagcccattctttgaaaaatgagaaagcattggTGATCCACGAGGTGAAATCCCCAATCGAGATGGGTTCCATTTTGGtgttgttaaggacagcaatctgcatcagcaattgtcttgataattGTTCCGCTtccatggaccagtttcctttcaaataatttgagatttctttgctctgttgagaatactgagaaaaattaGCTTTCAATGGAGTAACACATAAGCCTCTAAAGGAGGAAACgcaggacagctgtgtcatatgatataatgcctcaatttgttcttgaagcaGATCTATTCGTTGgttagctaatagaaagccagatgccaagtgggtattgaattcttcttgtatctccaaTGCTACTGTGGTTTTTTCTACAATCTTATTGatagtctcagccgtctgtatcTGATTAGTCATAGCAATCGCGGCTGTTGTAGCTGCAGCGGCTGATAgtacaatggctgaaattatagcTGCCGTAATACCAAAATCCCTTTTAGTTCTTAATAAATGAAGTATGGGAAAATCATCTGGATTAGCTACTACAGGGAtaggcacaaaggagggaatctttACAATCACTGCGGTatcattggtgccatcccagcattcagctaagtAACAAACTACATCAGAGCTATTGCAATTTAAAGCATTATCACTTGCATTAGCGcttatcagaaaaaagaaaggtggcCTAACACATACTGGAGCGCCAACAGCGGCATCATTAGCTATTAGGCTATTAATCTTAACACCTACTAAACTTGTATTGTTATTGGTTCTAGTGGCTGAAATGTTATATAATGTAAATTCTTCACCTAATAATCGAGCAAAAGGAGTTAGAGATGTGTATGCTCCCTGCTCATTAGATAATACCCATTGATACCAGGGCCAAAAATTACGTTTGCCAGTCTTATTTCTCTTCCTATCATATTGGGCATTGCTaagaggaggggaaaattcaAATCCCGGTAGGAATTGTTTAGGTCTATGGAACGGACTCTGACATGGGGTAAATTTAGGTGGAAAGGCTTTATATGGGGGGCAAGTAGGTAAGACTCTACGACAGGTAGAGTTAACCAGTGTGCGAATGCCTTGCCCCGGGAGTGATGGAAAGCTACCATTATGCATCATAATCAAAGTTGTAATGTACGAATTAGCAGAATTATCAATTGACGTATCTCCATTGCCTGAAGAGGCTCCTTGTGTAATTTTACTCAGAGCAGCCTGGATGGCTCCAGTGCCCATAGCACGGTTGCTCACAGGATCTAACCAGTTTGCCAAAGTGGTCCTTCGCAGCCATATACAAGGCTGGGAGGAATTCTTAAGAGTGAAACATAAAGTATGTAACAGTGAAAGATTAGTGGCAGTATATCGTTGAGGCAATTCTCCACTAGGCACTATACAAGGAACATCACGCaaacaggatgtggagaaaaaggttggcaaaacagtagaattgctatgaactggcataagtactggccaggatctggcgaTAGCCCACAGAGTGAGTGAATCAACCCGGATCATCATTtccagtagtagtagcagtattcgtagtctcatcttcacgAATAGTAGGAGGCAGTTTGCGAGTCAAACGTTCAGGCACCCAGATTGGattgtcttgattctgtggaaaaacacaaacagctcccctagatctcgaaattacgggatctgggccacaccattcaccagttaagacatccttccactttacatCTGCATAAGTCATGGGTTTCGTGGCTGCATGGCGATCTgcagcagagcggccatgcgcatccaaaattaaaaaatttagagTAAAGAGAGCTAAAGACAACTGTTCTTTTGGTGTCCTGCCATaggcaattccccctttttgtttttgtaagagctcTTTTAAAGTACgatgtgctctttccacaattccttgaccttggggattgtatggcaatcctgtagtatgtttgacctgcattgtttggcaaaatgtctgaaaagactttgcagtgtaggcaggtccgttgtctgtcttgaggctgtcaggctttccccaggctgcccacgcctctaagcaatgactaatggcattacgagccttttcaccagtcattaGAGTGGCATGTATAATGCCAGagcaggtatcaacagaaacatgtgcatattttaaatttccaaattgagatatgtgtgtgacatccatctgccagagCTTTAATGGAATCAGGCCACGAGGGTTAAttcccacctgaggagggtggtgaaactgaacacaattctggcaacgtaaTACTAcatcacgagctgcagctctagagattttaaatttttgttgaagagtgaaagcaggaacatgaaacttttgatgaaattctctagcgagatcaactggggctgcatgaaaaataaattctctgtgagtactagcatccaccaaaGCGTTATTACtggccatgggaccaggcaaattagtatgagctcaaatatgttgtatgaaaaacttattttttctggcccaaattaatttttgtaattctaaaagaatttgacatacagtactagtcgacctaattggccctgcaatttcaagtgagcgcacagagtaaactacataagcagaatcagaaattaaattaaaaggatcatgaaatcttttgaaaacctCCAATACAATTTtgcattctgtaatttggggggtgcctggATTGAATTGAATTAAGACTGGTTCTTGAGAAttaaccatataggcacctacacctgtcttggagccatctgtataaatatctaatgcTCCAGACAAAGGTtctgaggcagtgaccttaggaaagatcactggatgttcagtaaaaaattgcagcaaaggatccttaggataatgattgtcaaactctccatcaaaactacagcgtaatatagcccaatcatctatcaaggcacacaatgtttctaccTGAGTTGCAGTATATGGTACAATAATCCTCTttggtaaaataccaaaatgttgaatgcaagatttaacacctaacatagcaagctgtgcaacagcagaaggatagtattcaagggtcttatttggAGAAATATGAGGATAAATCCACAGAAGTGGTCCCTGTTGCCATAGCACCCCTGTAGGCTGACGAAaagttctcagtatacacaaaaaaAGATCCTCATTTTCCTTGTATCTTCTCAGCATTGCCTTTTCTAGTCCTCTCTCCACTTTCCTTAGAGACATTCGTGCTTCCTCAGTTAAAgcacggggtgaagtaagctgagaatcccctttaaggatctcatagagtggttGTAAATCTGCATTAGGCATgttaatatagggtcgaatccaatttataCTTCCCAGcaacttttgaaaatcatttaatgtttttaaatgatcttttcataattcaattttctgaggggaaacaTTATGAGGAGTAATCTTTGCTCCtaaatattcttcttttttgCCCATTTGAACCTTCTCTGGTGCTATAAACAATTGATTACTTTCAAGCGTCTTTATCACTTCAGCATAGGCCGTTTCTAGGGTACTACAGTCTTTAGCAGAAAGCAAtatatcatccataaaatgtattattctcAATTTTGGGAATTGATCACGTATAGGCTGTAAGGCTTTTCCCACATACagctgacacatagtagggctattAGCCATACCTTGAGGTAAGACTACCCACTGATAGCGCTTATCAGGTTCTTCATTGTTCATAGAGGGTAAGGTAAATGCAAATCGCACGCTATCTTGTGGGGCAAGAGGGATGGAAAAAAAGCAATCCTTaatgtcaataataataataggccaATTATCAGGAATACTGGAGAGCAATGGTAAACCCCTCTGTATGGGACCCATTATTTGCATCTGAGAATTGATAGCTCTTAAATCATGTAACAATCGCcacttttctgattttttcttAATGACAAATATAGGTGTATTCCAGGGCGAcgtggatggctgtatatgtccCAATTTTAGCTGTTCAGACACTAATTCAGTAGCAGCAGTTAATTTATCAGAGGATAAAGGCCATTGAGGAATCCACACATGTTCCTCCGTAATCCATGTAATGGATATGCTTCCCTCAATggcccctaggaaaaacccagaccTGTTCTGTCTCTTTTAGATTCCAGTAGCACTGGGTCAACTCATCCTTGTAAATTTTTTCCCAAACCTTTTTTGGGCATGTAGCCCATTTTTATCATcgtgtccttggcctgtggagAGTACTCATTAGTCAGCCTCAAGTCCAGATTTATTAAGACATCTCTGCCCCACAGTGTCACAGGAATGTCTATGATATAGGGAGTAAACCTTCCTGACCTTCCTTCTGAATCCTCCCATGTCAATTCCTTTGAGCTAATTAGAGGAGCCATTTCGTACCCAAGGCCGCGTAGGGCCTGAGAAGATTTTTGTGTAGGCCACCTGGATGGCCAATCATGCACAGAGATAATGCTACTATCTGCTCCAGTGTCTAATAAGCCAAGAAAGGAGCGTCCTTCTACAGTCAAGGTTAACATTGGACGATTGCCAAGCTCTAATGAGATGAAAGCAAATCGGGAGCCTGTAGATCCCAAGCCCCTATCTCCTCTAATTCTATTATCAGCAGGAAAATGTTTATGCAGGCTgggcagaagcagcagctggGCAATTCTGTCTCCAGGGGAAATAGCAGAAATTCCCTGGGGAGATGCTACCAGGACTTTTACTGTGCCCAAATAATCAGGGTCAATTATTCCAGGTACAATGTGTAAACCTTTCAGGGCAGAAGAGGAGCGCCCCAACAACAGCCCAACTGTATCTTTAGGGAGAGGTCCCTTAAAATCTGTGTCTATAGGCTGTACTCCCATTTGGGGGGTCaatacgagtctggtggtggagtgGAGGTCCAGTCCTGCGGAGCCCTTAGTGGCTCTCCTAGGTCCTTCGGGTGGTGAAGAGAAGGCCAAGACCTCTGTCTGTTCTGTCCCTGCCTGTCGTTCTGTAGAGCCCCATATATTTGAGGGCCCTGGGGACGTGGGCCCCGTCGTCCGTTTTTTGGCCATGCACTATCATCTCCTGCCACCAGAGGTCGGCCATCCAAGTCCTTTACAGATCGACATTCACTTGCCCAATGGTTCCCTTTTTTACAGCGAGGGCACAAGTTAGGTCTTTGAggttttttaatattctgttccTTATTATTTTCAGGGCATTGCCTTCTGTAATGCCCTTTGCGGCCACATTTGTAGCAGGTATCTGCAGAAACCTTTCCTTTTAATTGCATCATTGCCGCTGCTAGTCCAACATTAGTTAATGGTCCGCCTATCTCCCTGCAGACTTTCATCCAAACTTCCAAACCTTTATGTTTGTATGGCGTTATAGCAGACCTACACTCTTTAGTACACTGTTCATACACTAGTTGTTTAATAAGAGGCATAGCTGTATCAGGGTCTCCGAAGATCTTAGTAGCGGACTCCACCATGCGGGCTACAAAGTctgaaaatggctcagtgggtcctTGCAGAACCTTGGTAAGGTTCCCAGAGACTGCGCCTCTATTAGGCAATGCTTTCCAGGCTTTAATTGCTATATCATTTATTTGATTATAGACCTGATCTGGATAACCGGTCTGGTCCAAAGCAAATCTGCCTATTCCCAATAGCATGTCAGCGTCCCAATGTCTCTGAGGGTTGGCTCCTGAAGCCAAGTTGATTGCAGCCTGAGCGTTAgcattttcataaagaaaagatTTCCAGTCCAAATATTGACCCGGAGAGAGACAAGCTCT
Encoded proteins:
- the LOC116893170 gene encoding olfactory receptor 52J3-like; protein product: MCVNFCSFVCVCVCVCGKCGWQSHSNRSVFHPATFFLIGIPGLEEIHAWISLPFCCIYLVALVGNTMILVVIKTGRSLREPMFYFLAILSSVDLALSTTSVPRMLGIFWFDAHEINFGGCVAQMFLIHALTGMEAEVLMAMAFDRYVAICVPLHYTTILTSRVLMGISICVVVRPTLFICPMIYLIYRLPFCQAHVIAHSYCEHMSIAKLSCGNIHINAVYGLFVVSFFLLNLVLIGISYGYILRAVFRLPSHDARLKALSTCGSHVAVLCVFYIPSVFSFLTHRFGHHIPHYIHILVANLYLVIPPFLNPIIYGVRTKQIRERVLHIFTKR